From Rhodovibrio salinarum DSM 9154:
GTCATGACGACAACCGACCCGACAAGTTCCCCTGCCAGCATGATCACGGCGGCGGCGCCCCCCGCTGACGGTCCTTCCAGCGGACTCGCAGCCCGGCTGGGCCGTGCCGTGATCGCGCTCGCTATCCTGCTGACGGGGGCTGTGGGGACGGCCGTTCTGGTCGACCGGTTGGGCACTGGGGGGCTTGATGCGGTCGAGATTGCCCTCGTGGTGCTATACGCGGTGTTGATCCTGTGGATCGCATCCAGCTTCTGGTTCTGCTTGGTGGGCGGCATTTGGTGGCTGAACCAGCGCCGACTGACCGGCACGGCTGCGCAGCACGTCCCGGAACCGGATGCCCGCGCGATTCCGGCGACGCCCGATGGGCGTGCGCGCACCGCGGTCCTGATGCCGGTTTATAACGAGCCGGCGGACCGCGTTTTCGCCGCCATGCAGGCGATCTATGAAAGCGCCCGCGCCGCCGGGGGGCTGCATCTATTCGACTTCTATGTGCTGAGTGACTCGACCGATCCCGAGCATTGGGTCTGGGAGGAGCGTTGCTGGCTGCATGTGACCAGTGAACTGGACGCCGACGGTAAGCTGTTTTATCGCCGCCGGCAGGACAATACTGGCCGCAAGCCCGGCAACATCGCCGAGTTCTGCCGGCGCTGGGGCGGGCACTACGACTACATGGCGGTGCTCGACGCTGACAGCGTCATGGACGGCCGCACGCTGGTCGAAATGGTTCGGCGGATGGATGCCGATCCCGGTACCGCGTTGCTGCAGGCGTGGCCGCGGCCGGTGAGTGGGCGTACCCTGTTCGCCCGGCTGCAGCAGTTCTCAGCGTCGCTGGTCGGTCGTCTGGTGGTGGCGGGGCTCGGCTGGGTCTCGGGCCGGGGCAGCACCTATTGGGGCCACAATGCGATCATCCGCGTTGACGCCTTCACGCAGTGCTGCGGCCTGCCCAAACTGAGCGGCAAGCCGCCGCTGGGCGGCGACATCCTGAGCCACGATTTCGTCGAGGCCGCGCTTCTGGTGCGTGGCGGCTGGGCGGTGCGGATTGCGCCCGACCTGGGCGGCAGCTACGAGGAAGCGCCGCCCAACATGCTGGAATCCCTGAGCCGCGACCGGCGGTGGTGCCAGGGCAACATGCAGCACTTGCGCGTGCTGTTCGCCCGCCGGCTGCATTGGATGAGCCGGGTCAACCTGCTGGTCGGGATCATGAGCTTCCTGTCCGCCCCGCTATGGGTGGTGTTCGTCACGCTGACGATCATCGAGGCGAGCAGCTCCGACTTCTGGGAGCGGATTTCGGCCGTGGCGGAGGTCACGACGCAGCCGATTGGCCCGTTTGGCATCGACATGCTCGCGGTGGTCGCTCAGGAGACGGAGGTGGTCAGCCTACTTGCGCTGGCTGTGGTATTGCTGCTTGGGCCCAAGCTGATGGGCGTTCTCCTGGTCGGCTTCGACCGCACCTTGCGGCGCAGCCACGCCGGTTTTGGGCGGCTGTTCGCCGGGCTCGTGCTGGAGGTCGTGCTGTCCGCGTTGGCGGCGCCGGTGATGATGGTGATGCACGCCCGTTTTGTGGTGGAGGTGCTGGCCGGCCGCGCAGTGAAATGGTCTGCCCAGCAACGCGATGCCGACCGGGTTTCCTGGGGAGAATGCTGGCGGGCGCACAGGGTGCCGACGCTGCTGGGCGTCGTGTTGGCCATCAGTACGGGGATTTACGCGCCGACGCTGTTCTGGTGGCTATCGCCGGTCGTGTTGGGTCTGCTGGTGTCCGTACCGTTGTCCTACATGATGGGGCAGGCGGACGCGGGCGCCTGGCTGCAGCGCCGGGCGTTGCTGACAACGGCCGAGGAATGCGAGAAGCCGGACGTGCTTGCGCGTTGTGCCGCCTTAGTTGCGGGGACGCCGGGCCTGGAGCGGCCTGGTCTGGCGCAAGCGATCGCGGATCCGTGGCTGAACGCCGTCCACATCGCGATGATCCCGCATTCCGACCGGCCGAGTCCGCCCAACCCGGCGCTCAAGGATGCGTTCGCGCGTGCCTGCCGCGATGGGCTCAACGCGCTCAGCGCGGAAGACTGGCGCTTGGTGCTCGCCGACCCTTCGGCCACCCGCGAACTGCATCTGGCGGGTGCGAAGTAGGAATAAGATGAGCCTGTGTTCGGAAAAGGGGAGGTTATTCCGCGAACAGCGGGCCGAAGCTAACGGTGTAGGTGGCCATCAGGCTATCGGATCCGGGATTTTCGTCGTGGAGGTGGGCGTTCGAGACGTGTTGCAGCGAGACGCCGACCAGATCGTCCCACGGCAGCCGGTAGCCGACGTAGAGTTCGCTCATGAACTCCAACGTACCGCCCAAATCCCGGCTATCACCCTCTTCCCAGACGGCGACGTTGGTGCCCGGCCAGATCACGATGTTCTCGAATGGCCGAATGTCGAGGTACAGGCCAACGTGGCCTAAGGCGCCGCCATCGGTGTTGATGCGGGCGCCGATCTGCGGGCCGACACCGCGCCAGATGTCGCCGGGCTCAGCGTCCATCGTCAAATAGCGAACGCCCGGCCGGTAGATGGCCCCAAAATCGACCGCTTCGTGCTCTTGATCGAAGACGTCGAACATGCCCACGCCGAGTTGTAGATGGTCGCGGGTGGGCAATGGCTCTGCGTCCTGGGCCACGACCGGGCCGGCGGCCGCGAGGCCCAACAGAAGGGTCAGTCCAAACGCCGCCGTGCGGCCTATCTCTTGCGCAGCCATTTTAGCCCCCGACACATCGATCCAAATGCGTGCCCGCCAGTTCCCCGCAGCAGGCCTGAACACCGCTTTAGCTTAAGTGTTGAAAGTTCACAATTGTCTTCTGCACGGTATCGATTGCCGGGCGGCTTCCGCCAGATGCCTTTGTAGCCCGGTTTAGCGCGTGGCTTGGGAGGTGTCGGAGAGGAAGGCGCGCATCGTCTCGGCCACGACCGCACGCTCCAGGTCGCGGACGATAAAAACCAGTTGGGTGCGCCGGTCGCCGTCGTCGGGCCAAGCGGGCAGGGCGGCCGGCGGGTGAAAGACGTGCTGCACGCCGTGAACCACCACCGGCCGCTGTTCGCCCTCGACGTTCAACAGACCTTTGATCCGCAGCAGGTGCTGGCCGTAGGTGCTGACCAGCATCTCCATCCAGTTGGCGAAACGCTCCCAGTCGACCGGGGCATCCCAGGTCAATGTGAAGGCATGGATGCGATCATCGTGCCGATTCGGGTCGTGGCCATGATCGTGACCGTGGTCGTGCCCATGCCCATGTTCATGCCCATGGTCCGTTTCGGCGTAGGCTTCGGCCGCCAGCCAGCGGCGTACGTCGGCGCTCTTGGTTTCGGGATCGTATAGCCCGGCATCGAACAGCCGGTCGGGATCCACTTCGCCGTGTGCGGCACGGATGCGCGGAGCGGCGGGATTGAGCGTGGCCAGGCGGCGCTCCAACGTGGCCAAGGACGCCGCGTCGCTCAGATCGGTTTTGGTGAGCACGAGCCGGTCGGCGACGGCGGCCTGCTTCACCGATTCTTCCTGATTGTCCAGCGTCGTCGATCCTGCGGCCGCGTCGACACACGCAACCACCCCGTCCAGCCGGTAATCGCGCTGGACCATCTCGTCGTGCATCAGGGTGTGCAGGATCGGCGCGGGATCGGCCAGGCCGGTGGTCTCCACCACCAGGCGCTTGAAGTCCGGCACGTCGCCGCGAATGCGGCGGGTGGAGAGCTGCTGCAGCGTCTTCACCAGATCCCCGCGCACGGTACAGCACAGGCACCCGGAATTCAGCAGGATCGCATCCTCGCGCGCGCTCTCGACCAGCTGATGGTCCAGGCCGACGTCGCCGAACTCGTTCACGATCACCGCTGTCTCCGCCATCTCCGGGCGGTGCAGCAGGTGGTTCAGCAGCGTCGTCTTGCCGCTGCCGAGAAAGCCGGTGAGCACGGTGACCGGGATTTGGTGGCGGCTTTCCATCAGGCTAACCTCGCGCAGGCGTCGGGGTGTTACTTGTCGGGCTGAGCCGGGTCAGCGCCCAGACGGTGAGCGCCAGCAGCGTCAGCGCGCCGGCTTGGTGTGCTGCGCCCAGCCAGACCGGCACGACCCATAGCAGCGTCCAGATGCCAAGGCCGAGCTGGCCCAACGCCGCCAAGGCCAGCAGGTCGAATGCCCGGCGTGCGGTCGCCGCCAGCGGGCGCGTGCGCGCCCAGCCCCACAGGCCGAGGGCGGTAATGACGGTCAGGACCGCCAGGACGCGGTGGTTGAACTGCACCGCGGCCGGGTTCTCGAACGGGTTGGCCCAGGTCGGCTCGCGGATCCAGTAGCCACTCGGCACCCATTCGCCAGCCATCTTCGGAAAGGTGTTGTAGGTCAGGCCGGCGTTGATCCCGGCGACCAGGGCGCCTGCCAGGATGGTCGCCGCGAGCAGACCGGCGAAAGCGCGCAAGCCGGTGCGCAGGGCGCGTGCGCCGTCGCTCTGCGCGGGCGCGGGGGCGAGCAGGCCGAAGGTGATCCATAAGACGTAAGCGTAGATCGCGAGCGCCAGGCCCAGGTGGGCGGCCAGGCGATACTGGCTGACGTCGGTGCGCTCGGCGAAGCCGCTGGCGACCATGTACCAGCCGACGAGCCCTTGCAGCCCGCCCAGCGCGAACATCGCGATCAGGTGCGGGGTCAGCGCGCGGGAGATCTTGCGGCGGAAAAGCAGGATCAGGAAGCCGCCGGCGAACACCGCCCCGATCAGCCGCCCCCACAGGCGGTGGATCCACTCCCACCAGAAGATCTCCTTGAAGTCCGCCAGGCTCATGCCGCGGTTGATCTGCTGGTATTCGGGAATGGTCTTGTAGAGCGCGAACAGGCGCTCCCATTCGTCGTGGCTGAGCGGCGGCAGGGTGCCGGAGATCGGCGCCCATTCCATGATCGACAGCCCGGACTCGGTCAGGCGTGTGATCGCCCCGATCACCGCCATGGCGAAGATCATGACGGCGACCGAGAGCAGCCATAGCCCAACGGCACGGTCACCTGCCTGGTTCGGGACCCGCCGGTCGGCGCGGTCGGAAGAAGCGGCCAGCGTACTCATGGCGCCGATATAGGACACCCGGTTCCCCCGGCCAAGCGGGATCGACGTCACGGGGTTCTCAGCAGGAGGTAATAAATACGCCTTTTGGGCGAGTAAATCATGAAATTCTCGCGTTACGTGATTTGGCTGTGTACTATGAATTTTGATGGGACACATGCGCATCAAATGCGCGATGACATGTGTGGGGGGTGATGGGCGAGCATCAGGGCAGCGGCACACCGAACGCGGCCGGCGGGCAAGGGCAGGGTGGGGACGCGCGCCAGTGCGCACCCTTTTGGGCCCGTTTTCGCAAAGTGTCGAAACCCCTCGGGATCCTCATTTTATTCTTTCTGTGTGTTGATATCTTCAACCCTTACGGCATCCCCTCAGCAAGCGACAAGCTGTCTAGAGACACTTTTGATGCCATCCTGGCCCCCTGGTACGACACGGGCGAGGGCGCATGGAACCGCCAGGCGGGCCCATCGGATGGGCCAGACACGCCGCAAGACGCGTCGATCGTATTGCTGCTGGACGACAAGAGCCTGAGCTCCAGCCAGCACACTTGGCCGCTGCCCGCGCAGCAGTGGCATTACATGTTGCAGTCGCTCGCGGAAGAGTACCGACCCGCGGCCGTCTTCCTCGACGTGATGTTTACCCACGAACGGCCGGACCCCCGTTTGGCGCCGGACGTTCGGGAAGCCCAGCGTGCACAGATGCCGGCCTGCGATTTTTTCGATACCGATCCAGTTGTCCGGGCCAAAAAGGTCGCCTTGCGAGATTTCATCGAACGAAACGGGGAAGGAAGTGCTCGGGACATTAGTTATGAAACAGCAGGAGCGCGGCTGGTGGGGCTAGTTAAGGCCTCCCATCGTGACAGTATTTTCCGGTGCCTCAAATATCACTATCGACCGGTTGATGGCCCGACCTACGAGTCACGTTTGATGGATTTGGAACCTGCTGATAGGCGGCATGATACCTGGACGGACCCACGTATTCCCCTGATCCAAGCGGTTCCCAATCCAGATGTCATAGGCAAACTCGCACCGCGGTTGTTGAGTGCGGATGTGCCTGGGGACTTCGTAGCCGCGAATCGGCAGGTGCACGGGGACTGGGTCCAAGAGGTGCAAGCCGGCTCGAACGCGGATGATGACGTGCAGACATTTCGATGGGCCAGATTTTTGCCAGAGCGGCTGCTGATACCAGGGCTGCGGGGCGTCGCGACCCCGGCCGTCGTGCAATTGGAAGTCAATCCGTATGAGCCGGGTGCCATGCCACTAAATATAAAGCGGCCATTTTATCGTAAAAATGGTGAGTCGTTCATCGGGAGCCAAGTGACCACACCTGCGGCCGCTGCTGTCGTCGCTTTTTGTCGCCATCATCCGAATAGTCTGCTTCCAGGATGCAAGGACCTTCGTGCCGCAGAAAAGGGATCCGAGTGCCAAATCGATACCGTAACAGAGTGCGGTGACTGGGACTGGAAGCGGTCATTGTCTCTAAGTTGGGGGCTCAAGCCAGCGGTTACTGAAGAGTACTTCAAATTTGGCGACACAGACGAAAACGGCATAAACGAAAACAAGGTCACTTTCCGGTCGAAAGCGGAAAGCTGCGCGTTCCTGCGGGCCGATCTCCATGGCGGCAAAAGCGACATTGGTCGACTGCGCGACACCTTGACCCGGATGAGTTGGAGCGTCCGGATTGCGTACGTCGGAGCCAATAACCAGGGTCGGGTGATATACGAAAGGTGCTCCTACATTCCGATGCTGATTGCGGATCTGAACTATTGGCCGGCGCGCCAGACCAAGCTGATGCGCGATCACCCGGATGGGCCGGTCGATCTGGGCGATCTCATCGATGGTCGTGTCGTCTTTATCGGAACTAATTTCGATATTCAGAAGGATCGGACCCTCTCGCCGGTGCACGAAACCATGCCCGGCGTTTTCCAGCATGCCATGGCTTTCGACAATTTGTTGCGTGCCGGCGCTGACTGGCGGTCGCCGGCGGCAGGTGTGGTCAAGGGTTATGTGCCTGATGGCTCTTTACTATACCGTTTCTTGGCCGGGTTTTCTTGGTTGGACGTCACAGAGGTTCTGGTCCTGTTTTGCGCCGCGCTCATCGGAATTGTGATGCGCGAGATCGTGACGCCGACGTACCTCGGTCCGGACGGCAAAACATTCGAAACGCATGAGTCGATGGTAAACGCGGCTTGGGAGCCGATCATCGTTCTAGGATTGGTGATCCTCGCGTTGCTCTTCTTGCTCAACGTTCATACTTGGCCGATCGGGGACTGGGTGATGATTGTTGCGGGGCTGGTTACCTACTATAACGAACGTTTGCGGGTTGCGGTGCGCGAGGCTGTCTTTTCACTCGTGAGGTGGGTCTGGGAGAGCCGGCATAAACCAGCCCGTCTGGCGGGGGTGACGATCGTCACTGTTGTACTGGTGACCAGCCTTTTGATCGACCCGTGGCGCACCGCTGCCGTCCTGTTGCCGGTGATGTTTTGTACACTGCTCTGGTGGGCGGTCAGGCGCCTTTGCATCGCGGTCGCGGTGTGGCGTGCGCAGCAAGCGTCCAAACGCACTTCTAATCCTGTTGAAGGAGAGGCTTCATGATCCGTCTTAGCGTCGTCTGGTCCGCCGTTGCCGTTCTTTCTACCGGCCTGGCTGTCGGCAGCGTTTCGGCGGCTGATGGCTACAGCGACCATCTGATCAAAGGCTTCGACAAGCCGGCGATGCGTGACTTCGATCCGGAGAAGCGGATTCCCGTCGGTAAAGTCCTGGCCAGCGAGATCGTGCAGAAGCCAGCGTCAGGCGGAACGGGAGTGATCGTCGAGCTGCGCAGCGCGGACGACCTGGTGTGTCTGCGGCTGAAGCCGGAGGCCGGGCGCCCGGAGGCTTGTGTCATCGCCGCGGTGCTCAGTCCCTGCGTATGCGACTACGAAGTGGCGAGTGTGGCCCAAAAACAGTCCGGGATCGGCGGCCTCTCCGGTGTCGTGACCCCGAACGGGGGTGCGTGCAGCTGCGACTGATCGGTGGCGATCCGGCCCACCACGGTTTTCAGGTCAATCAGGAGCTTTGCCGTGACTTACACGAAAATGGGCCGGACGGCTGCGGTCGCCGGGTTGTTTGCCATCGCGGCGTTGACCGGATGCGTGGCGGGCTCCGATGGGCGTGCGCCGGCCGCGCCGGAGATTGCCATGATCGACACCCGTCTCGATCCCGGGACGAAAGCGGATGGTGCCGGACAAGTCGTTCGTGCGGGCAGTTATGACGTGCCACGCGGGCTTTATCGCCTGGAGGGGCGCGATCAGGTCCTGCTACGAAGTCCAGAGATGGACGGTTATCTGCGCTCGATCCTGAACCGTTTGGCGCAGCCGATCACGGCGGCGGACTACACCGGAGAGGTTGGCATTTTCGCCACCTCGGAGCCGTCGTTCATTGCCGTCACCACGCCGGCGAACGAGGTCTTCGTCTCAATGGCCGCGCTGGAGCAGGTGGGGAACGAGGAGCAGCTCGCATTTCTGCTGGCGCACGAATTGAGCCACGTAGTCCGACAGGACAGTGAACGCACGGAGGCCATGGGCGCCCAGGATCAAACTGCCGTGCGCGTACTTCAGCTCACCAAATTTGAAACCGACCAGGCGACCCGGTCCCAGAGCGTCGTGGAAGGCGACCCCGACGAAGCCCGCAAGGTTCTGGAGCTGCGCCGGAAGATCGCGATCACCGTGCACAGTCTCCAATTGGTCCTGGAAAATAACATTGGCCCCGCCTGGACGCTGCAGCAGGAACAGATCGCGGACAAGGCGGCCGCGGATTTGATGTACAAGGCGGGCTACAACCCCCTGAATGCGACGGCGATCTTCGGCATGCTGGGCGAGGCCGAATCCAAGCGACACGCCGAGGTGGAGCGCCATCTCAAGGAATTGACCCGTCTGGTCGGCGAACTGGTCGCATTGCGGGAGGACGATCCTTACTTGGCTCGGCTGAAGGGCGTTGGCGTTACTTTAGGCTCTGAAGCGTTCGGTGGTCTGATGGATATGTTCCGGACCGATCCCTATGATTCCGCCGAAGACCGACGTGAGGCCTTCGAGGCCTATGTTAACGCGCGCTATGGGCTGGACCTCCCCGGTCTGGGCCGGCTGGACGCACTCAAGCGCGTTCGGGCGCGTGACACAGGTTACGCGCGCGTGCGCGAGAGCATCGTGCGCGCCCGACAGGCGGAAACCGCGTTCGACGACGCCTACGTGGACGCGAGTGACAGGCGTGGCGAGGGCATCGAGAAGAGCGTTGAGATCGCCTTGACGGCCATCTCCGGGGCTGGCAGCGACGTCGGGCTGCCCCGGCTGGTGTTCCACCGGATCCGGAAGGAAACTGGCGATCAGCGTCGCGCTTTGCTCAACTTGGAAAGCATTCTAGGCCGGCCCGAACTGGGCCCTGCGCCCGCGATTACCACGGCCCTGTACTATGCCGAGACCGGTGAACGGAAGCGGGCGTCCGAAATCGTGGACGAACTGTCGACCCGGTATGGGGCCGAGGCGCTTTATCCAGTCGCCTACGACGTCAACTCGGTGCTGGGGGAGCGTGAGGAAGCCGCGCGCATTCTCAAGACCTGCCTGGATACGGTGAGCAACCGATATATCCGGCTCAAATGCCGGGCGCGGGAACAGATCGAAACGGAAGAGTCGGACGAGGCGACCGTTATGGCCAAGCCGGCCGGGTCACACGGGGCGGACGCACCGGCGTCGTCCGAGCGTGCAAGTCCGAACGCGTCGAGTGAACCGGGGGATCCAGCCAGCGCTTTAATGGAAGGCGTGAAGGGCCTGTTCAATTGACCCGGAGGGGCTCGGTCCATGGCGTTGTCTGGACCCCGGCGCAACCGGTTGCCTGCAAGCCGCCAGCGACCACCGGAGTCCAGACGCCGGAGGCTTGGTTATTGCAGCGTATAGTGCGCGTCGACGACGCGGATGTCGTCGGGAGCGACCAGCTCGCGGCTGGCAACGCGGACGGAGTGCAGTTCGCCGTCCAGGTTTTCGCGCCAGAAGGTCAGGAAGCCGTGCAGAACAGGGTATTTCGGGATCAGGTCGTAGTCCTGCCAGATAAAGGTCTGCAGCAGGCTGGGGTGATCCGGTAGGCGGTAGAAAATCTCCGCGACCGTCAGGCGGTAGCCGTCGAGCTGCTTGCCCAGGCGACGTGCCATCATGCACCTCCAACACCGTTGGGCGGTCCGGACAGGCACATGGCATCAGGTCAGGTGGCATCAGGTCGTTGGGATGCGACCAGACCGCCTGCCTGCGCGGGACCGCATTTCTTTAGGATGCCGCACGTGCTGGGGTTGGCAAGAAAAAAGTGTTTCGCCTCAGGCGTTTGGCAGCCGCACCTGCGGAGTGCTGCCAGTCCAGTGAGGTCGGCGACTTGAACGGATAAATCCCTATGCACTTTTTTGTGTGCATGTGACTTGACTTGGATCGTGCGGCTCCTTAGCTGATTAGCACTCCTCGGGGGAGAGTGCTAACGCCCGGCGGGCAGATGGCGCTGGCCGCCGATAGGCTCGCCCGCGACCGAGGGGATTGGCGTCTAGAAACCGCGTTCGCTTCATAGAAACCGCGCATCCGCTGAAAACGGGGCCGGGAAGGGGCGCAAGACTTGGTAGGGAGAGACCAGAAGATGAAATTCCGTCCACTGCACGACCGCGTTGTGGTCAAGCGTCTTGAGCAGGATGAGAAGACCACCGGCGGAATCATCATTCCGGATACGGCGAAGGAAAAGCCGATGCAGGGCGAAGTGCTCGCCGTCGGCCCCGGCGCCAAGGACGAGCAGGGCGCCGTCCAGCCGCTCGACGTCAAGGTCGGCGACACCGTGCTGTTCGGCAAGTGGTCGGGCACCGAGGTCACGGTCGACGGTCAGGATGTCCTGATCATGAAGGAATCCGACATCATGGGCGTCCTCGAAGGTCAGGCCGCGGGCAAGAAGGCCGCGTAACGCGCCGCCCGCCCGATCCGCTTCACGAGAACAAAACGTCAATATATTTCCGAAAAGTAGGAAACACAGACGATGGCTGCCAAAGACGTCAAATTCGGCACCGACGCGCGCGACCGCATGCTGCGCGGCGTCGATATCCTGGCCAACGCCGTGAAGGTCACGCTCGGCCCGAAAGGCCGCAACGTGGTGATCGACAAGTCGTTCGGCTCCCCGCGCACGACCAAGGACGGCGTCACCGTCGCCAAGGAGATCGAGCTTAAGGACAAGTTCGAGAACATGGGCGCCCAGATGGTCCGCGAGGTCGCGTCCAAGACCAACGATCTGGCCGGTGACGGCACCACCACCGCGACCGTGCTGGCCCAGGCGCTGGTGCGCGAGGGCGCCAAGGCGGTGGCCGCCGGCATGAACCCGATGGACCTGAAGCGCGGCATCGACCAGGCCGTCGAGCAGGTGGTGAAGAACCTGCAGAGCCAGTCCAAGAAGGTCTCCGGGAACGAGGAGATCACCCAGATCGGCACGATCTCCGCGAACGGCGATCTGGAAATCGGCAAGATGCTCTCGAATGCCATGGAGAAGGTCGGCAACGAGGGCGTGATCACGGTCGAGGAGGCCAAGGGCCTGGAGACCGAGCTCGATGTCGTCGAGGGCATGCAGTTCGACCGCGGGTATCTCTCGCCTTACTTCGTGACCAACAGCGAGAAGATGGTCTGCGAGCTGGATAGCCCGTACATCCTGCTGTTCGAGAAGAAGCTGAACAGCCTGCAGCCGCTGCTGCCGGTGCTGGAAAGCGTGGTCCAGTCGAACAAGCCGCTGGCGATCATCGCCGAGGACGTTGAGGGCGAGGCGCTGGCGACCCTGGTGGTCAACAAGCTGCGCGGCGGCCTCAAGGTCGCGGCCGTGAAGGCGCCGGGCTTCGGCGATCGCCGCAAGGCGATGCTGGAGGACATGGCGGTCCTGACCGGTGGCCAGGTGATCTCCGAAGACCTCGGCATCAAGCTGGAGAACGTCACCCTCGACATGCTGGGTCAGGCCAAGCGCATGACCATCACCAAGGACGAGACCACGATCGTCGACGGTGACGGCAAGGCCAAGGACATCGAGGCCCGTGTCGCCCAGATCAAGGCGCAGATCGAGGAAACCTCCAGCGACTACGACCGCGAGAAGCTGCAGGAGCGCTTGGCCAAGCTGGCCGGCGGCGTGGCCGTGATCAAGGTTGGCGGTGCCACCGAGATCGAGGTGAAGGAGCGCAAGGATCGCGTCGACGACGCGATGCACGCGACCCGCGCGGCCGTCGAGGAGGGCATCGTCCCGGGCGGCGGTGTCGCCCTGCTGCAGGCCTCCAAAGGCCTGGACAAGCTGAAGGGCGTCAACGCCGACCAGCAGACCGGCATCGACATCGTCCGCCGGGCCCTGCAGGCGCCGCTGCGCCAGATCGCCACGAACGCCGGCGTCGACGGTGCGGTGGTCGCGGGCAAGCTGATGGAGAGCACCGACCCGCACTGGGGCTACGACGCCTACAAGGGCGAGTACACCAACCTGGTCAAGGCCGGCATCATCGACCCGACCAAGGTCGCCCGCTGCGCGATCCAGGACGCGGCCTCCGTCGCCGGTCTGCTGATCACCACCGAAGCGATGATCACCGAGAAGCCGGAGAAGCAGGCCAAGGGCGGCGCCGGCATGGACTATGACGATGCTGGGGGCATGGGCTTCTAAGCCATCCCTGAATTCGGCACCCCAGGGCCGTGGAGGGCAACCTCCACGGCCCTTTTTCTATGCGGCGGGCAGGAAAGTCCTAAGGCTCAATATCTAGCGGGTGTGGCGCGATTATCCACAGGATCATGAGCGCACACTTGTTGCGTCCCTGAATCGATCCTGGCACTGTCAAAATATGGTGGTCGGCGAGTGGGGCCTGTCGACATCTGGCCCTCGTCGCATCGCCGCGACCAGTGGCCGCATTGGTGGGAGCACGCGCCACGCCATGACCTCTCTTCTACGCCTGAACGAGCTCGACCCGGGCAACCCGATCGATCTGTTGGAGGAGTTGGTTTCCGCCAACGACTGGGTGTTCGACCGTCCGAGCGACGAGGAACTAGCCATCCAGGTTCAGGGTAAGTGGGTGGCCTATCACCTCTGGACCGTCTGGCATGCCCACATGCGGGCGATGTCGTTCGCCTGCCACTTCGATTTCCGAATCCCGGAGGCCAAGCGCCGGGAGGCGCGGGAGTTGATCGCGCGGTTCAACGAGACGCTCTGGCTCGGCCATTTCGACTTCGTCAGCGAGGATGGCTCGGTACTGTTCCGTCATACCATCCCGCTGCGCGGTACCGCCGGCGCGAGCGTCGAGCAGCTAGAAGACCTGGTGGACACCGCCGTTGCGGAGTGCGAGCGTTTCTATCCGGCCCTGCAACTCGTCGTCTGGGGCGGTCAGGCGACCGGCGATGCCTTGGCCGCTGCGCTGATGGAAACCGTCGGCGAGGCGTAAGGCGCGGGGCGGGGCAGCACGGCGCTCCCTTCAAGCGGAGGGATCGTGCTGGGCTGCTTTGAGGGAACGGTCCACACGCAGGAGGCACTGCGAGATGACCAGCGAACGGCCACTGCTCTTGGTGGGTGGTGGCAAGATGGGCGGGGCGATGGTGCAGGG
This genomic window contains:
- a CDS encoding CHASE2 domain-containing protein; this encodes MGEHQGSGTPNAAGGQGQGGDARQCAPFWARFRKVSKPLGILILFFLCVDIFNPYGIPSASDKLSRDTFDAILAPWYDTGEGAWNRQAGPSDGPDTPQDASIVLLLDDKSLSSSQHTWPLPAQQWHYMLQSLAEEYRPAAVFLDVMFTHERPDPRLAPDVREAQRAQMPACDFFDTDPVVRAKKVALRDFIERNGEGSARDISYETAGARLVGLVKASHRDSIFRCLKYHYRPVDGPTYESRLMDLEPADRRHDTWTDPRIPLIQAVPNPDVIGKLAPRLLSADVPGDFVAANRQVHGDWVQEVQAGSNADDDVQTFRWARFLPERLLIPGLRGVATPAVVQLEVNPYEPGAMPLNIKRPFYRKNGESFIGSQVTTPAAAAVVAFCRHHPNSLLPGCKDLRAAEKGSECQIDTVTECGDWDWKRSLSLSWGLKPAVTEEYFKFGDTDENGINENKVTFRSKAESCAFLRADLHGGKSDIGRLRDTLTRMSWSVRIAYVGANNQGRVIYERCSYIPMLIADLNYWPARQTKLMRDHPDGPVDLGDLIDGRVVFIGTNFDIQKDRTLSPVHETMPGVFQHAMAFDNLLRAGADWRSPAAGVVKGYVPDGSLLYRFLAGFSWLDVTEVLVLFCAALIGIVMREIVTPTYLGPDGKTFETHESMVNAAWEPIIVLGLVILALLFLLNVHTWPIGDWVMIVAGLVTYYNERLRVAVREAVFSLVRWVWESRHKPARLAGVTIVTVVLVTSLLIDPWRTAAVLLPVMFCTLLWWAVRRLCIAVAVWRAQQASKRTSNPVEGEAS
- a CDS encoding M48 family metalloprotease; its protein translation is MTYTKMGRTAAVAGLFAIAALTGCVAGSDGRAPAAPEIAMIDTRLDPGTKADGAGQVVRAGSYDVPRGLYRLEGRDQVLLRSPEMDGYLRSILNRLAQPITAADYTGEVGIFATSEPSFIAVTTPANEVFVSMAALEQVGNEEQLAFLLAHELSHVVRQDSERTEAMGAQDQTAVRVLQLTKFETDQATRSQSVVEGDPDEARKVLELRRKIAITVHSLQLVLENNIGPAWTLQQEQIADKAAADLMYKAGYNPLNATAIFGMLGEAESKRHAEVERHLKELTRLVGELVALREDDPYLARLKGVGVTLGSEAFGGLMDMFRTDPYDSAEDRREAFEAYVNARYGLDLPGLGRLDALKRVRARDTGYARVRESIVRARQAETAFDDAYVDASDRRGEGIEKSVEIALTAISGAGSDVGLPRLVFHRIRKETGDQRRALLNLESILGRPELGPAPAITTALYYAETGERKRASEIVDELSTRYGAEALYPVAYDVNSVLGEREEAARILKTCLDTVSNRYIRLKCRAREQIETEESDEATVMAKPAGSHGADAPASSERASPNASSEPGDPASALMEGVKGLFN
- a CDS encoding Usg family protein; protein product: MARRLGKQLDGYRLTVAEIFYRLPDHPSLLQTFIWQDYDLIPKYPVLHGFLTFWRENLDGELHSVRVASRELVAPDDIRVVDAHYTLQ
- a CDS encoding co-chaperone GroES, with protein sequence MKFRPLHDRVVVKRLEQDEKTTGGIIIPDTAKEKPMQGEVLAVGPGAKDEQGAVQPLDVKVGDTVLFGKWSGTEVTVDGQDVLIMKESDIMGVLEGQAAGKKAA